CTGGTGCCTCAGGAACTGGCGGTGCATTCCTTCGAAACGGTGATAGCTACCGTAAATTTCAGCCGTGGTCTGTTCGGAAAAGCGCCAAACAGCGAATATGTGGAAAAAATTCTACGATCCCTCACGCTTTGGGAAAAGAAAGACCAGCCGATTATCACTCTTTCCGGAGGGATGAAACGCAGGGTCATGATCGCCAAAGCCCTATCCCACGAACCTTCCGTGCTATTCTTGGATGAGCCGACTGCGGGAGTGGATGTGGAGTTGAGAAAAGATATGTGGAACATCGTCCGCTCCCTTAGGGACAACGGGGTCACGATCATTCTTACGACTCATTACATCGAAGAGGCGGAGGAGATCGCCGATCGGATCGGAATCATCAGCAAAGGGGAATTGATACTGGTAGAGCGCAAGGAAGAGCTGATGAGAAAGCTCGGGAAAAAACAGATGACCATAGATCTAACTTCTTCCATCGATTCCATACCGGGTCCCCTTTCTCGATACGAATTGGAGATCGGAGAGGAAGGAAAGCAGCTGATTTATACTTACGATAGTCACGGAAAACAGAACGGAATCATATCCCTTCTAGACGATCTAAAACTCACCGGTATAGGATTTCGGGATCTGAATACTTCCCAAAGTTCCCTGGAAGAAATCTTCGTTCGATTAGTCAAGGAGTCCAAATGAATTTTCACGCAATTAAAGCGATCTACGTATTGGAAATGGCGAGAACAAGACGTACCTTGATGCAAAGCATCGCCTCTCCCGTCATCTCCACTTCTCTGTATTTCGTGGTCTTCGGCTCCGCGATCGGTTCCCGGATCCAGGAAGTGGAAGGGGTTCCCTACGGCTCTTTTATCGTTCCCGGCCTCGTGATGCTCTCTCTCCTGACGGAAAGTATATCGAACGCTTCTTTCGGAATCTATTTCCCGAAATTCACGGGAACGATCTACGAAATCCTCTCCGCTCCCGTCTCGAGTCTTGAAGCCGTTCTAGGATATGTCGGGGCCGCCGCCACGAAGTCCCTCATTCTGGGAACCATCATGCTACTAACCGCCTCCTTTTTCGTTCCTGTACGCATCGCTCATCCGGCCTTAATGATCCTTTTCCTGATTCTCACTGCCGTTTCCTTTAGCTTGTTCGGATTTATCATCGGAATCTGGGCGGACAATTTCGAAAAACTTCAGGTGATCCCTCTTCTGGTCATCACTCCCCTCGTATTTTTAGGCGGAAGTTTTTATTCCGCGAGCATGCTTCCCCCGTTTTGGCAATCGGTCACATTGTTCAATCCTGTTCTCTATTTGGTCAGCGGCTTTCGCTGGAGTTTTTACGAGATCTCCGATGTAAGCGTGGAAGTGAGCCTCGCGATGATCCTACTCTTCCTTACCGCCTGCCTCCTCGTAGTGGCTTGGATCTTCCGAACGGGATATCATATCAAAAAGTGAGCCGATAAGCTAAGCGGCTTGACTTTTCCGTTATTTCGGTGATGCTTAAGCCCCGCTATGCACGAATCCATCCTATTTTCTCATCATTCCATAGGTGTTTTTTCGCTTTTTCTTCTTACTTGTGTTCTCTCCGCCTTCCTGATCTTCAAAAAGGATAAGACCCTTCCGACATATTATCTAATCTTAATGTATCTCGGATATGCGATGATGTTTTTCGGGTATTTCATATCCTATTCCGTCTTCGATCCGATCTCCGCCTACCATAGGTATTTTACCGTATTCGTAGTCTTTGCCATCGTGTCTTTGATCGGATTCTGCTATCATTTTCCCAAAAACGTACATCCGAAAGAATCCAAAATCGTAATTGCCGGAACCTTTCTGCTGGCACTAGCCGCCTGGGTTCACTTCATCGTCAAAACGTACCGGATGGAAAAGACGTTCTCCTTTACCGCCCACCAATTCAGCTTCGATTTCGGTAAGGAATCGGGAGCGACCATCCTATTCTGTTTTTGCGTCAGCATTTTCATTCTGATCAGAAAGATAAATTACTACTCCGATTATCGTGGAATCCTAAAAACCTGGTCCGATTCTTTATCGGAGAAGAAGTCCGTATTTCGAATCCCCGCAAAAATATCGCTAGGAATCCTGATCGGATTCAAAAAAATCCTGTTTCCGATCGGAAAGGAAGCCGTCGCTCTGCGAGCGTTTCTGCTGACCGCTTTCCTGAATATTCTGAATGCGTTTAATAACCTGCTAAACAAATCCGGCTCCATAGATTTCGATACGTATGCGATCGCCTACTTTATTCTTTCCGTGATGACAATGTTCCTGGTTCAAAACGCGTATTTGGATCATTCTCCGGAACCCACCAGTTTTATGACCAAGATCCTATCCAGCGCCGTGGTCACCATCATGTTAGCGTTGAGTGCCATCAGTTATATCACTATGTTCGCTCTGGATAAGTCCATACAAAGCAAGAATATTTCCGAAGTGAATTCCGTAAAAACTTCGCTCAGAAACGGAGAAAAAGATTTTCCCCAGGACGTAAAATACCTTCTGTCCGGACCTACGGGTCCGGGGCTGTTCGGAAGAGATTATGAAATCGTTTTTAAGAAAAATTCCGATATCGGACCGGATTCTCTAAAAAGCGGAGAGGCGCTTTATAAAAAACAGGAGCTTCACGAATTCATCGAAAAAAATAGGAAGAAGTACAAGGGAAAAACTCCGGAAGAAACGGAAGCCTTGGCCTCTCAGGAATTCGAAAGAACGAATCCACCTTTAGAATCGAGAATGTACCGTATGGCGGATCATTTTTATACCCATTACGATTTCGAGATCGGCAAGAAAAGGTACGAGGTCGGCTTCGGATATCTGGAGTTCAGACAGGCGATACATAACGTCGCCAAATGGTTGGTTCTGATCCAGTTAGGTACTTCCGTCTTTATCCTGATCGCGTTTCCAATCCTTCTCCGCGTAAGTCTCGTAAAACCTTTGAACGATCTGTTATCCGGAGTGGAAAAAGTGAACCATGGGAACTTGGACGTAAACGTTCCCATTAAAACCATGGACGAGGTCGGTTTCCTTTCCCTTTCTTTCAACTCCATGGTGGATTCCATACGTAGCGCCAGACAGGAACTCCAGAACTACGCGGATCACCTGGAAGAAAAGGTGGAAGAAAGAACTAGGGAAGTGCAGGAGAAAATGCGGGAGGTCCAGCAACTCAAGATCCAGCAGGACGGGGATTATTTCTTAACTTCCCTACTTGCAAAACCCTTATTTTATAACGCCAATAAATCCGCTAACGTAAACACGAACTTCCTGATCAGACAGAAGAAATATTTCGAATTCCGTAATAAACATGGGGAACTCGGAGGGGATATTTGCCTCACCGGGAATCTCCGTTTGGGAACTCCGGAGAATTTTAAGAAATACACGATGGCCTTAAACGGCGATGCGATGGGAAAATCCATGCAAGGCGCCGGAGGATCCTTAGTCATGGGAGTCGTCATGAATTCGATCATGGCTCGCTCTGCGGCAAACAAACGTGTCCTAGAAAAAACTCCCGAAGAATGGCTTACCGAAGTATACCACGAAGTGCATTCCGTCTTCAAAAGCTTCGACGGAAGTATGATCATTTCGGCCACACTCCTGTTGGTGGACGACGAAAGCGGGGAGACATTTTACTGGAATGCGGAACACCCTTTTTCCGTTTTGTATCGGGATGGAAAAGCTTCGTTCATCGAATCGGACTTGGAGCTAAGAAAATTGGGGTTGGATTCGGAATATCCTTTTAAAGTCAAAAAATTCCAACTCCATCCGGAAGACGTGGTCATACTTGCTTCGGATGGAAGAGACGACCTAATGCTCTCGAACGTGAACGGCAAACGGATCATCAACGAAGACGAAAACCTATTCCTGCAAATCGTCGAAAATTCCCATGCCGAAATATCCGCGATAGAACGTGCGATACGGGAAACGGGAGAAGTCATAGACGATCTTTCCATCCTGAGGATCGGCTTCCGAGAAACCGGAAGACCTGCGACTGCAGGTCTGCTTCCCGAGGAAGAAGAGCAGGAAGACAGAATTACGATCAGAAATCTTTACAAAGAAGGTAAGGAGCTTTACAAGATCGGCGAAGTGCAAAAGGCGATCGGGATCCTTATGGACGCTTACGCCGCCGATAATTCCAACCAAAGATTGAACAAACTTTTAGGATTGCTTAGCTTTAAGGAAAAGGATTATCCGTTAGCGGTACAAGTGCTCAGTAAATATCTTTCCTACGACCCGGATACGGCGGAACTTTGGTACTATCTGTCTATCGCGGAAAAGAAACTCGGAAATCTGACCCAAGCCTTACAAGCGGCAAAGATGGTGAACCAGCTCCAACCCATGAACGTGCAAAATCTTGTAAATCTTTCCGATCTCAACCGTCTCCTAGGTCACAAAGAAGAGGCGATCCAATACACGAAAAACGCGGAAGAAATCGACCCGGAAAATAAGAATATCCGCAAATTGAAAAAGTTGCTGGAAATAGACTGAAAGATTCCTAACAAGCGCTCTTAACGCAGTATGATAAGAGCGCTGGAAGGACTCATCTACTTAGGGCAACCGGTTCCTTCGAAGCAGTCCTGAAAAAGGATTTGTAGAAACCTTTACGGCCGGCAGGAGGTTTTCCTATGTCGATTCCCGCCTTTGCCAGGTCGGATTTCAAATCCTTCCGAAATCCGTGATAATCGACTTCGACCGCATGCCTCTGGCCGCCTCCGAAACTGAAATGAGGATGGTCGATTTCGTATTGGATCTCCGCTTTTAGATTTTTAGGTCTTTCGTATTTTCCTAATATCTCCATACAGGCCAGTTTCGCCTGATAATCCGCCATAGGCCAAATGCAACCGACAGGCTGAAAAAGACCGATAAAATACAGGTTCCGATAATCCGGATGCATCATCTTCCGATACAAGGGGATCTTCTCCGCATATTGAAAATCGATAAACGACTTGTCAAAAAACGGGAAGGTAGTCCAAAATCCGGTACAGGCGCAAATGATATCGAACTTTTCCTCCGTTCCGTCCGCGAACTCGACGGACTTTCCGTGAAAAGCCTTGATCGCAGGTCTCGGTTTGATCCTGCCGTGCCGAATAAAATCCAGAAGATCCGAATTTAAGGTGGGGTGATGGCTCAACGCCGGAGCGGTGTTGACCGGTAATCCGTAATTTTTATACGATCCTTGTAAAACATAGAGCAACTTCGTGAGAACGTATTGCTTGATCTTGGCCGGGATCCAGGAGGGAGTCATTGCGGCGAATACGTCGGAGGGCATCCCGAACAGAAACTTCGGAAAAAACCATTGCGGACTCCTCATGGATAATTTCACGCTTTTCGCAAGGCGGGCGGATTCCACCGCTACGTCGCAGGCGGAATTTCCTCCTCCGATGATCAGCACGTCCTTTCCTCTCCAATCCTCCGTTACTCCCTTAAAATCATGGGAATGAAGGAACTTTCCTGTGAATTTTCCTTCGTATTTAGGATATTTCGGATCCCAATGATGACCGTTTGCGACCATTAAAATATCAAAGTTTTCTACTTTATTTTTCTCTTTTGAATCCGTAAATTCCACCTTCCAATCCCCGCCCTCAGTACGAGAGATCTTTTTGATCGAATGATTGAATCTAATCTTATGATAAACGCCGAAATGTTTGGCGTAGGATTCGAAATAAGCCTGCAATTGCTTATGATTCGGATAATCGGGATATTCTTCCGGCATGGGAAAATCCTCGTATTCCGACCATACCTTGGAACTGATGATATGAGTATTTTCGTAAACGCTGGAATGACCCGTTTTGGAATTAAAGACCCAATTCCCTCCTACCTTATCGTTTTTTTCGAAGACTACCACGTCGATACCGTATTCCACGCAATTCTTCGCGGCTGCAATTCCGCTCGGCCCGGCTCCGACCACGCAAACTCGTTTGTTCGATTTCATAAAACTTCTCACCCGATTTTCAATCTTTCCATTGGGAAAAAAATCCGACAAATGTCACATTTTTACAAAATCTTACTTTCCTTGAATTTAGGGACAAGGAATTTTTCATGAACATCGACCCTGCTCGGAGATATATAACAAATGTTAGATTTTGAATCCAAAAAGTTCGACTCGAATCTCGGCGGCGAAAACCGGAGGACCTATAAATCCAAACCGCCCTTGCAGGAGAGGTCCCAGCAACGAGTGACTCTCGTTTTGAAGGCAACGGAGAATATGCTAAAAAAAATGGATCCGGAAGAAATCTCCATCCCCGATATCGCGAAGGAATCCGGAGTTCCCCGAGGTAGCATTTACCAATTCTTTCCGGACAAGTACGTCTTATTTACGAAACTAGCGGAGTTGCATCTTGCAAGAGTCGGAGAAATTCTGGCCGAGAAATCTTCCAAGAACCGAAAATTATCTTGGAAAAAATTAGTAGGCCTCTGGGTAAACGCTGCCTCCGACTACTACGATTCCACTCCGGCCGCGAGTGCATTGATTTTGGGCGGCCCCTTGAGTAGGAACGCATATTTAGCTCAGGAGGTTACGATTGATCATATCGGAAAAGGAGTTCGGACCCGCCTGGAAAATCTCAAAGAACCCTTGTATCTCCCCCGAAAACCCGACGTAGCCACATTGGGCGTGGAAATCGCATTCGCTTGTATGAAACGAGGCTATTATCAGGAAAATAGAATATCCGAATCGATCCGCCGCCAAGCCGTCCGAGCCGTCACGGCATACTTTTCCGAATGGGAACGCTAAGGAGCGGCGCTTGTCTACTTGGAATTTTCGCCGGTTGGTTTCGACTTTGAATCGAAAATCATCCGATCTAATTCTCGTCCCCCCACCCTATATCGTTTAGAAAATCGTCGTAGGTACCGTCGAAGACCCGAATCGTATCTTGATCGAACACGATCAGCTTCGTCGCGACCGCTTTCAGGTGCATTTCGTTGTGGGTTACCATGATTACCGATCCTTCGAACTCGTCGATGGCTTCGATCAGGGAATCGCAGGATTGCATGTCCAAATGGTTCGTCGGCTCGTCCAAAAACAAAAGATGGCAGGGAGTGACTAGGATTTTCCCGAGCAGAACGCGACTTTTCTCTCCGCCCGAAAGAACTTTAATCTTCTTTAATGCAAGATCATCGGAGAACATCAATCCGCCGGCGATCGTTCTGGCCTGCCATTCCGTACAGGACTTTTCGGCGCTCATAATCTCTTCGACGACTGTCGCGTTTTCGTTCAGATTCGATTTGTTCGTTTGGCCGAAATACCCTTCCTTCAAAATCGGATGCTTGCGGACCGTTCCGGCGGAAGGTTCCAATTCCCCCGCAAGAAGTTTCAACAGAGTGGATTTTCCTTTTCCGTTCTTACCTATAATGCAGATCCGATCGCGATTTCCCACGCTGATGGAAAAATCGCGGATTAAAAACGGCTCCTTTCCGGTATAAGAAAACGACAGATTCTCCGCGGATAACATCTGGCTAGCCGCAAAAGGAGCGCTATTGAAATAAAGTTCCAAATCCGGAATCGCGTCGAGAGCCTTCATCTCCCCCTGCTTTTCCAATCTTTTCACCCTCGATTGGGCCCGGCTCGCAAAACTGGCCTTGGCCTTGAACCTAGCGATAAAGATCTCTTCCTGCTTCCTTTTTTTGGCTTCGTTCAGCCTGGTTTTTTCGTAAATTTCTTCGGCTTGGTTGATCTGAGAATACAATTTATCCGTATCCCCTTGCACCTTAATAGCCTTCGTTCTATGAATTGCGGCTGTATGCGTAACCACGCTGTCCATAAAACTTCGATCATGCGTGACGAGCACGATCTCCCCTTCCCATTCCCTTAGGAATTCCTCCAGCCAGCGGATCGTGACTATGTCCAGATAGTTGTTCGGTTCGTCGAGCATCAATAGGTCGGGACCCGATGCCAACAGCTTCGCCAAATTCATCCGAATTTGATATCCGCCGGAGAATTCGTTCGGATTCCTTTCCATATCCGCTTCGGAAAAGCCCAGTCCGAAAAGAATTCTCTCCACCTGCCAGGTTTCGTATTCTTCTCCCTCCGGTAATCCGAGCGCGCATTCTTCCAAAACCGTGGGTTTGGAGAATTTCAAATGTTGTTCCAAATGGCCGATCTTGTAACCTTTAGGAACGCTGATATTGCCGGAGTCGGGTTCGGTTTCCCCCAAGATCATCCGAAATAGAGTAGATTTACCGTGCCCGTTCCTTCCGACAAGACCGAGTTTTTCCCCTCGGTTCATGCTCAGATTCAAATCGTCAAAGAGGACCTTGGATTGATAGGATTTGTTTAAATTGGAAATTTTGATCATAGAGGGTGAAAAATGCCGTTTCTAGCCAAAATTGTTCGAAGAGATTAATTTTCTATTCGGATTTGGATTCTTTTGTCGGCAACCTAGGCCCGATCCGTTCGCAGATTCCGTTCCGCCGGAGCTCGTCTGCGACAACGCGCGGATTTCGCCCCTCCATGACGGATTTTTAAGGCAGCAAAACGAATTCCGATAAGGGAGAATACGATTCGCTCTGAATCATATTTCGGCGAGGACGTAAAAAAAGATTGATTTTTTCATCCTTTAAATAACCAATTAGTTATATAACCAATGAGATATAAAAAAAGCACCTCCGATCAATTGGACGCGACGTTCTTCGCGTTGGCGGATCCTACGAGAAGGGCGATCCTAAAAAGATTGGCTTCCGGAGAAGTCGCCGTAATGGATCTGGCAAAACCTTTCGCGATGAGCCAACCGGCGATTTCCAAACATTTGAAAGTATTGGAAAAAGCGGGACTCGTTTCCAGGGTACAAGACGCACAAAAGCGTCCGTGCAGATTAGAAGGCAAGCCCTTAGAGGAGGCGAACCGTTGGTTGGAAGAATATCGAAAATTCTGGGAAATCAGATACGGTCACTTGGACGAATTGCTGGAAGAATTGAAAGCGACACGACGTCCGAAAAGGAATTCGTCCAAGCGGAAAAAGGAGTAAAGAATGAGTTTATCTAAAAATGTGAAAGTAGTCGCCAAAGGTGAAAAAGAGATCGTCATGACCCGTTCTTTCCAGGCGAATCGGGAATTGGTCTTCGATTGCTTTACGAAACCGGAATTATTGAAGCGATGGCTTTTCGGACCCGACGGATGGATCCTATCCTTATGCGAAGTCGATCTCCGCATCGGCGGAAAATACCGTTACGTCTGGAAACGCGAAGAAAACGGAACGGAAATGGGAGCGGGAGGAGTGTATAAGAAAATCGATAAACCGGAACTCTTGGTTTGCACCGAAAAATTCGAAGAGACCTGGTATCCCGGAGAAGCTCTCTTAACGAACGAATTCGTATCGGAAGGAAACCGAACGAATCTGATCGTAACCATACTATACGAATCCAAAGAGGCCAGAGACATGGTGCTCAAATCTCCGATGGAAGGCGGAGTGGAACAAAGCTATAATCGCTTGGCGAATCTTTTGGATACGGTATCGATCTCTCAAGAAAGCAAGTAAAACGGTACGGAATCTTAATACAAAGAGGAAATTTTATGGGAAAGATCACCCCTTTTTTCATGTTCGACAACAATTTGGGCGAGGCATTGGAGCTCTACAAATCCTCGTTCCGAACCTCCGAGATACGTGAGTTAAATCGAGCCGACGGATCCGTGATGTCCGCGACCTTCTCCATCTATGGACAGGAATTTCTATCGTTTAACGGAGGACCGCATTTCAAATTTACCCCTTCTATTTCGCTTTTCGTGAATTGTAAAAAGAACGAGGACCTGGAACTTCTCTGGAATGAATTCAAACGGGGCGGATCCGTACTCATGGAACTCGGAAGCTATCCGTTCAGCGGGAAATTCGGCTGGCTGCAGGACAGATTCGGTGTCTCCTGGCAATTGAACCTTTCGGAGCAGGAGGAAAAAATTTATCCGTTCTTAATGTTCTCCGGTGAGAATTTCGGCAAAGCGGAAGAAGCGATCCGCTTTTATACAGCCGAATTTCCGGATTCGAAGATAGTGGAAATCGAGAAGATGGGTGCGGAAGGACCCGGAAAGGAAGGCACGATCAAGCGTGCGAAGTTTTCCCTTTCCGGACTGGATTTCATGGCGATCGATAGCGGGATTCCGCACCAATTTAACTTCAGCCAGGCGATTTCATTTTTCGTTAAATGCGAAACCCAATCGGAGATAGACGAATATTGGGAAAAACTTTCCGAGGGTGGGGAAAAGCAAAGATGCGGATGGGTAAAAGATAGGTTCGGAGTCTCCTGGCAAATCATTCCTCCCATCCTAGGAGAACTCCTGCACGACAAGGATCGCGAAAAATCCGAGAAAGTCTTAGGAGCGATGCTACAGATGGGAAAGATCGAAATCGAGGGTTTAAAAAACGCATATGCGGCAAAGAACTAAGCGGAGAAATTTCGAAGCTTCCGTATTTCCTTGAGCGAAGGTTCGAGCGTATCGAGGATGCGCAGTGCAGGATTATACTTTCAACTCGATCGGAATATAAAATTGATCCACACCGCGCACCGGTACGATTTCCACAGCTTTATCGAGTAAGCTTCTCAAACGCTCGATCGGTCCTTCCGGTTGGATGTCCTGGACATAGATCTTGGATAAGGACGGACATTTCGCAAAAACGGTCCGATCGAATTCCCGATTAAAGGTTGGAAAAGAGTACCCGACGACTACGAGGGTTCGAACGTCCGCAATCCTCTCCAGGAATTTCTTTCGAACTTTCGCGATTTCCGTGCTCGCTTCCCAGGCGAAGTCGATTTGGAATTTTTCGGATCCGTTGGAGCTTTTTTGGTAACTCTGATTGAAATCATCGATCGATTTATCGGTCAACCCTTCCTTAAGCAGAGAATAGAGATTGAAAGGCATGGCATCGAAGCTGCCGAATCCTGCGAGTCCGTTAAAATGAAAAAGCTCGGGGATCCTATCGTTGTGCTCCAAACTTCGGTGCCAAGGATAAATGTTCATATGCTCTCTCGCAAAATCCGGCTCGAAAAGACCCAGTAAGCTCAATAAGGAAATCATAATTTGATTGTCGTAATTCCAGGTGCTGACGATCAAATCCATAGGAAGCCTGATAGAATTCTCCTCAAGCTGCGCGATAGTGGTCAAAAACACGTCGTACCGGATATCGTGTTTTGTCCGCATCTGCGCGAATAAAAGATAAAAAGAAAGGGTCAATTTCAATCTGCGAAGCTCCTCCTCTCTTTTCAGAAGATACAATTTTTTGGCAAACAAATCCATCGTTCCATGAGATTGAGCTTCCCGCCCGAGCCACCGGCAATCCGCCAGGAATTCGCTTACAAGAACCTCCGAGAACTTAATATCGCGTTTGAAAGAGGGGGATCCCTCCGATTTCTTATAGATAGAGTTCGCAAAAGAGGTCAGATCGCCATGAATCTCCTTCACGACCGAAATACAGGAGGCGCTCGCTCCTGCCCCTAATAGATACAGTATTTTTCCCATAATCGATCGTTCCGACGAAACTGCACGCAACTTCGCTCCTGTTCAACCCCTCCCGTTGTGAGCATCTTACGGTTTTCTGACGTAAAAAATTGGACTCGATCGTAATCTCCACATCCGGAGATTCAAGCCTTAAAAATCCGCCAACCCTAGATCCGACGCCGCGAGAAGGACCGTTCTTCGAAAAATAAATCATAGACAATGATTCCGGGTTTTCATATCCAAGAAAGTACATCCGGACGGTTTGGTTCTGATTTTTATCGGATCTAGATTTTTTCGGGAGCAACCTGCATATACGGCATTTTAGACTGATTGCTTACAAAATATAACAAATCACTAATAAGAAGAACGGAAGGGAAAAACAAACATGAACAAAGAAAATACTTCGGAACGCAAACTTTTGAATTTTCGCCTTTTTTTCGGCTTAAGCGCCTTTTTATGCCTCGTCGGAGTTTCTTTGGAATTGTACAGTGCCTATCATCATAAAAGCGTATTGCCTCCGAACGCCGGCTTCACTCGAACGTTCGGCCCCGGTTTGGACGGTTTATTCAATCATTTTTTCTATTTTACGACCCAGTCGAATATCATCATAGGAATCAGCGCCTTTCTGCTGGCTCTGAATCCGGTTCGGACCTCCGATCAATTTCATATTTGGCGTCTCGTAGGGATCATCGATATTACCATTACATGCATCGTATTTAATTTCGTTCTAAAGAACTCACCACGTCCGGATCAAATTGCCTCTTTGGCAAGCACGATCCAGCATGCCATAAATCCATCGCTCGCCATATTAGGTTGGCTTATCTACGGCCCGAAAGGATCCGTTTCCGTAAAGAGAGTTGCGATAGCCGCTCTAGTTCCGATCGCGTACGCAATTTTTACTCTGGTGAGAGGTGCGATTTTAGTGTGGTACCCGTACAATATACTCGACGTAACCAATTTAGGATATGGAGGCGTCTCGATCTATATCGCGGCTATTTTTATCTTATTCCTGATCATTGCCGGATTCCTTGCAGTGATCGAGCGTTGGATCGGACCCCGTATTTCAACGAGAATCGAATCCAATTAAATATTAAGAATTACTTAAATTCCGGAAGGAATGTGGTTCCCAAAACCATTCTTAGAGATATGGAATATCGCGAATAGAATGATAGCTATCGCGATGGATCCCAGGAGAATCTTAAGCTTCAAATTTGAAAATCGAGGATTCTCTATGTTGCGAGAGGAAACTCCATCCGTTTCTGCCTTACTAGGGGCCTTCGATATCATCCCCCAAGGTTTGTAAACGGATAGAAGAGTCGCAAAGAACAAAACGAAAAACGCAAGAGCGGCATCTAGCACCAATTGCGGACCCAACTTACCTGGATTCGGAAACGATCCCGCCGTAGCGATCATTACTCCTTTCGAGGCCTCGGAAATGGCGACGAACTGGTGTAAAATCAAAGCAATCGTAGCAAAAACTCCCAAAAGAAACTTTATGAATACCCAGTAATACCGAAATAAACCCCAAGGAGTTCCGAAAGCAAGAATCAGTCCGGTCAATACGGAGGCAAGACTCATCGGGAGGATTGCGTATTTACTCACAAGATCCATGGAAATATAAGAACTTCGAACGACCTCGGCATTCGCACTAGCGATTCCGGCGATGCTTAAAACCAAAAAACTAACGACAGCTCCCATCCAGCCGACAGAGACGGCAACATGAGTCGTTAAATTGAACTTACGAAGCGAGGGTGACATGGTTTTAGCAGGCGACCGCTTTTCCTCCCTGTCAATCGAAAAGAGGAAAAATAACTGAGCGACCAAAGTATAGAATGCCCTGCTGGAAGAACAATGTTTGGTCCTTCAAATCGGCGAGAGAAAGAATCAAATCGAATACAAAGAACTTTCAGATTCGAAATGATAAAATCTTACGAAACTTTCTTCATCTCTTGAATAGATCCAGTGCCACATCTACGATCATATCCTCTTGTCCACCGACCATTTTTCGTTTCCCCAATTCGACCAGGATATCCACCGTCTTAAGGCCGAACTTACGTGACGCTTCCTCTGCATGACGTAGAAAACTAGAGTAAACTCCCGCATAACCGAGAGCTAAGGTTTCTCGATCGACTCGAACGGGTCTATCCTGCAACGGACGAACGAATTCCTCCGCGGCATCCATTAGGATAAATAGATCGGTTCCATGATTCCAGCCCAATCGGGAAGCGGCCGCTATGAATACTTCCAAGGGAGCGTTGCCCGCCCCTGCCCCCATCCCCGCGAGGCTCGCATCAATCCGATCGCAACCCTCTTCGACGGCAACGATCGAATTCGCCACTCCTAGAGAAAGATTATGATGGGCATGAATTCCGGTTTGGGTTTCCGGTTTTAAAATCTCCTTCATGGCGCGGAAACGATCACGGACGTCGTTCATATTCATAGCTCCACCGGAATCTA
The genomic region above belongs to Leptospira fletcheri and contains:
- a CDS encoding ABC transporter ATP-binding protein — its product is MSDPSIVSVQNVSKTYATGFQALKNINLEIKEGEIIALLGPNGAGKTTLISLVCGLVNASEGSVTVGGYDILKNYRRTRSMIGLVPQELAVHSFETVIATVNFSRGLFGKAPNSEYVEKILRSLTLWEKKDQPIITLSGGMKRRVMIAKALSHEPSVLFLDEPTAGVDVELRKDMWNIVRSLRDNGVTIILTTHYIEEAEEIADRIGIISKGELILVERKEELMRKLGKKQMTIDLTSSIDSIPGPLSRYELEIGEEGKQLIYTYDSHGKQNGIISLLDDLKLTGIGFRDLNTSQSSLEEIFVRLVKESK
- a CDS encoding flavin-containing monooxygenase — encoded protein: MKSNKRVCVVGAGPSGIAAAKNCVEYGIDVVVFEKNDKVGGNWVFNSKTGHSSVYENTHIISSKVWSEYEDFPMPEEYPDYPNHKQLQAYFESYAKHFGVYHKIRFNHSIKKISRTEGGDWKVEFTDSKEKNKVENFDILMVANGHHWDPKYPKYEGKFTGKFLHSHDFKGVTEDWRGKDVLIIGGGNSACDVAVESARLAKSVKLSMRSPQWFFPKFLFGMPSDVFAAMTPSWIPAKIKQYVLTKLLYVLQGSYKNYGLPVNTAPALSHHPTLNSDLLDFIRHGRIKPRPAIKAFHGKSVEFADGTEEKFDIICACTGFWTTFPFFDKSFIDFQYAEKIPLYRKMMHPDYRNLYFIGLFQPVGCIWPMADYQAKLACMEILGKYERPKNLKAEIQYEIDHPHFSFGGGQRHAVEVDYHGFRKDLKSDLAKAGIDIGKPPAGRKGFYKSFFRTASKEPVALSR
- a CDS encoding ABC transporter permease: MNFHAIKAIYVLEMARTRRTLMQSIASPVISTSLYFVVFGSAIGSRIQEVEGVPYGSFIVPGLVMLSLLTESISNASFGIYFPKFTGTIYEILSAPVSSLEAVLGYVGAAATKSLILGTIMLLTASFFVPVRIAHPALMILFLILTAVSFSLFGFIIGIWADNFEKLQVIPLLVITPLVFLGGSFYSASMLPPFWQSVTLFNPVLYLVSGFRWSFYEISDVSVEVSLAMILLFLTACLLVVAWIFRTGYHIKK
- a CDS encoding PP2C family protein-serine/threonine phosphatase; the encoded protein is MHESILFSHHSIGVFSLFLLTCVLSAFLIFKKDKTLPTYYLILMYLGYAMMFFGYFISYSVFDPISAYHRYFTVFVVFAIVSLIGFCYHFPKNVHPKESKIVIAGTFLLALAAWVHFIVKTYRMEKTFSFTAHQFSFDFGKESGATILFCFCVSIFILIRKINYYSDYRGILKTWSDSLSEKKSVFRIPAKISLGILIGFKKILFPIGKEAVALRAFLLTAFLNILNAFNNLLNKSGSIDFDTYAIAYFILSVMTMFLVQNAYLDHSPEPTSFMTKILSSAVVTIMLALSAISYITMFALDKSIQSKNISEVNSVKTSLRNGEKDFPQDVKYLLSGPTGPGLFGRDYEIVFKKNSDIGPDSLKSGEALYKKQELHEFIEKNRKKYKGKTPEETEALASQEFERTNPPLESRMYRMADHFYTHYDFEIGKKRYEVGFGYLEFRQAIHNVAKWLVLIQLGTSVFILIAFPILLRVSLVKPLNDLLSGVEKVNHGNLDVNVPIKTMDEVGFLSLSFNSMVDSIRSARQELQNYADHLEEKVEERTREVQEKMREVQQLKIQQDGDYFLTSLLAKPLFYNANKSANVNTNFLIRQKKYFEFRNKHGELGGDICLTGNLRLGTPENFKKYTMALNGDAMGKSMQGAGGSLVMGVVMNSIMARSAANKRVLEKTPEEWLTEVYHEVHSVFKSFDGSMIISATLLLVDDESGETFYWNAEHPFSVLYRDGKASFIESDLELRKLGLDSEYPFKVKKFQLHPEDVVILASDGRDDLMLSNVNGKRIINEDENLFLQIVENSHAEISAIERAIRETGEVIDDLSILRIGFRETGRPATAGLLPEEEEQEDRITIRNLYKEGKELYKIGEVQKAIGILMDAYAADNSNQRLNKLLGLLSFKEKDYPLAVQVLSKYLSYDPDTAELWYYLSIAEKKLGNLTQALQAAKMVNQLQPMNVQNLVNLSDLNRLLGHKEEAIQYTKNAEEIDPENKNIRKLKKLLEID